The Virgibacillus sp. SK37 region TTACTTAAAAATAGCTGCTAAAGTCAGATTTAAAGGAGAGACTCCAAACATGGTGTTAAAAGAGTGCTAATGGGGATACAAAGACTGCTATGTTGGGGATGTTAGAGAGGGAAAAGGAAGGTTAAATAAAAAAGCACAGAAGAGCATCTGTGCTTTTGCATGTCATTTTAATCCTCTTTTGAAACTACATCCACTTTACCAGTGTGTGGATCAATAACCAAACCGTGAACCTTCACTTCTTTAGGAAGTAATGGATGGTTACGTATAATGGAGACACTTTGCATGACAGATTCTTCAACTGTATCAAAGCCATGGAACTCCTCATCTAGATTTATTCCACTATGTGTAATAGTCTCAAGTGTATTTTTATCAACCCCACGCGCTTCCATTTTTTCTGCTAGTGCTTTGGTGTCGACATGTGACATACCGCAGTCATGGTGGCCAATTACGGTTACTTCCTCGGCCTGCAATTGATAAACTGCAACAAGAATACTTTTCATAATACTGTCAAAAGGTTTGCGAATGATTGCTCCAGCATTTTTGAGCATCTTGACATCCCCGTTTTGAATGTTTAAGGCTCGTGGCAGAAGTTCGACTAAGCGAGATTCCATACATGTGAAAACAACCATTCGTTTGTTAGGGATACTATCCGTTTTATATGGTTCGTAGGATTTACCTTCCACAAAATGTTTATTGTATTCCAGCATTTCTTCCAAGTGCATATTTCCACTCCTTTAAAATAAGTTTCTCCTATTAAAATATAGCAGTTTTTTTAAGTTAGTGTACAGGAGAAAGTTAATTTCGACAAAATGTACTATTTTCTCTTAAGCCCAAAGACTCATTTTTGGAAAATTTGAACATAGATATTGTTTGTCCTAACTAAGTAAGGTATGATGAAAATATCAATTTGCTGAGGGGTGAGAGAATGGGAGAGTTTGTACGTAATTGTCGATTGTGCAAAGAACCAATGGAAAGCAGTCCATTTATGATGTGCCCAACTTGCCTGATAGAAGGAGATCGAGTCCGTAGTTTCATCAGGAAGCACCCACTTGTTTCTGTTGAAGAAATATCCATGTCAACAAATGTGGACATGGAAAAAGTTAAAAATATGGTTAAATTAGGATTAAACAACAAACATGAAAATAAAATACTCAAATAAATTAAAAAGCGAATTACTTCACGCAAAGAGTAGTTCGCTTTTGGTTTTTAATAATCTCTAAGTAACAATAAATTAAAAATTATTTGAAAAGTAGTTGACATTCAAATATCTAAATACTATAATTATTGAGAACAAAAAAACAGAAAGGAGGTCACAGACCATGGAAAACAACGTAATTTTTCAAACAAACAACTTCATACGCACTGTGACCTGCTTTGGACGGATTATGGAAAAAAATAGCTAACTATGGCTTATTGTTTCTATACTAAAAAGGTCACTATTTATTTGTGGCCTTTTTGTAGTTATAGGGTAGTTTTGGATTTTTCTGACCTATGAATGTATTGCATGTGTTGTCACAAACACATGCTTTTTTTATTTAGATCACATCTCATATGTGCGGGAATTTCCACAGCATAAAAGCTAAGCCCTGATTCGTTCATCGTTGCAGGAAACATATAAACAAATTGTCTAGTTGGAGCATAGACCCTTTGTAGCGAAAAAAGCTCCATCAATGAATTTTCACTGTGAAAATATAGAGAGATAGAGAAGGTGATAACATGTTTGCGGTTTTTAAAAAACTGGATTGGTTTTTTAAACATTATTGGAAAAGATATTTATTTGCAATCATTGCTCTAATTATTGCAAGCGCAATTGGCTTAATACCTCCAAAGTTGGCTGGTTATACAATTGATCACATTCAATTTGATACACTGACTTCCAAATTATTAATCGCGCTTATTCTGGGATATCTTATTTTGATCGTTGTTCATTATGCCATATCATTTTTATGGGATTATACCTTATTTGGAGGGGCGGTTATCCTTGAAAGGTGGACACGGAGCAAGTTAATGTCCCATTTCTTAGCCATGACTCCAACATTCTTTGGAAAATACCGTACCGGTGATCTAATGGCAAGGTCCACAAATGATCTAAAAGCAATTAGTCTTACAGCAGGGTTCGGAGTACTTACCCTTGTCGATTCCAGTATATTTATGTTAATGATCATAGCGATGATGGGTTTTACAATTAGTTGGAAACTAACATTGGCTGCACTGATTCCTTTGCCTGTAATGGCAATTGTAATGAATAAATATGGGGCAGCTATCCATTCAAGGTTCACCAAAGCACAGGAAGCTTTTGGCGAAATGAATAATGATGTTTTGGAATCAATCCGGGGTGTTCGGGTGATCCGTGCTTTTGTACAGGAGAAACAGGATGCCAAACGTTTTGAGAAAATGACTAATGATGTCTATGAAAAAAATATTGAAGTAGCAAAAATTGATGCATTATTTGAACCTACAATGAAAATTTTAGTCGGCCTATCCTATACGATAGGTCTTGGCTATGGGGCAATGCTTGTATTTGAAAACCAGATGACGCTTGGCGATTTAGTTACTTTTAACGTCTACCTCGGAATGCTGATCTGGCCAATGTTCGCTGTAGGAGAGCTAATCAATATCCTTCAACGAGGAAATGCATCTCTTGATAGGGTAAATGAGACACTGGATTACAAAGCAGATGTACGCGAAGCAAAGAATCCTCTTTACGTAAATCAAGTGGATACTATTGAGTTTAAAGATGTTTCCTTTGCGTACCCGTCCACATCAAGTGATCAGTTATCTCATATTTCTCTTCACGTAAAACAGGGACAGACAATTGGTGTAGTAGGAAAAACTGGCGCTGGTAAGACCACTTTATTTAAATTGTTACTCAGACAGTACCCTGGAGTGAAAGGGAAAATAAAAATCTCAGGTGTTGATTTACACCATTTAAGCTTGGATCAAATTCGCTCTTGGATCGGATATGTCCCTCAAGATCAGATTATGTTCTCGAAGTCCATCAGGGAAAACATTCAGTTCGGCAAAGGAGATGCAACAGACCAAGAAATTTTTCGTGTGATGGAGCTCGCACATTTTCTAAATGATATGAAGCAATTACCAAATGGACTTGATACACAGGTAGGAGAAAGTGGAGTTACCTTATCAGGAGGCCAAAAGCAGCGTGTCGCTTTGGCTCGTGCATTTATTAAGAATCCTGAGATTTTGATTTTAGATGATTCCCTATCCGCTGTGGACGGGAAAACGGAATCAAAAATTATTGATCACTTAAGACAGGAAAGAAAAAGCAAAACAACATTTATAGCAGCACATCGCTTGTCTGCTGTCACACATGCAGATCATATTATTGTACTGGAAGATGGCAAGATTGCTGAAGAAGGTACACACGAGCAATTGCTGAATAATAACGGCTGGTATAAAGAACAGTATATCCAACAACAATTGGAAGATGGGGAGGTGGAATAATGAGAAAACCATCAACAGAAAGAAGATTATTTGATTACGCACTACAATATAAAAAACAAATTTTTATTGGTTTAGCCTGCTTGATTGTAGCGGTAGCATTGGAACTTGCTGGTCCACTTATTGCCAAAAAAGTAATTGATGAACATATTGTTGGCGTAGAAGGTACCTGGCAGGAAGTTACCCATAAGGATGAGAATTCCATCGCGTTTGAAGGGGATTATTATAAACGGGAAGATCGTGTTCAAGCACAGGATAAAACAGTTGGTTCCCCTGTTTCCTTATTGCAAATAGGTACGTCCTATTACTTCGTGGATGCTGAAGTCCCTGCAAAAGGGAAGCGAACTGTAGAGAATGGTACGATTAAAATAACAGAAGGTGAAAAAGTAACGGAATTTAACGGTGAAAAACTCACTTTCTCTGAAGTATACCCATTTTTTGCGCCGGAGAAGAAGCCTATTATATTCTTGCTTAGTTTATATATTATATTGTTATTAATCGCAGGTTTTTTTCAATTTTTCAAAACCTACTTACTACAGAAATCATCCAATCAAATAGTTAAAAAAATGCGCAACGATCTATTTACCCAGACACAACGAATTCCTGTCACGTATTTTGTTGATCAACCTGCAGGCAAAATCGTTGCAAGAATTACAAATGATACGGAAGCAATACGGGATCTGTATGAGCGAGTGTTATCCATTGTTGTAACAAGCATTATATATATGGCTGGAATATTTGTTGCTCTATTTATTTTAGATGTGAAGCTGGCGATTATGTGCTTGTTGATCATTCCATTAATTATTGGTTGGATGAAGGTATATAAACACTATGGATCGAAGTACAATAAAGTAATTCGTTCGACGATTAGTGAAATCAATGCCAATATTAATGAAGCAATTCAAGGGATGCCAATTATTCAGGCATTCCGAAAAGAAAAGAAGACAAAGGAAGATTTTGAAGTATTGAATGAGCGACATTTTATCTACCAGCGTAAGCTTGTAAAATTAAGTGCCTTAACTTCTTATAACCTTGTTACTGTTTTTCGTAATCTGACTTTTGTAGGGTTTATTTGGTATTTCGGTTCGATGTCCTTAGATCCTGGAAGTCTTATTTCCATTGGTATGCTTTATGCGATTGTTGATTATCTGACACGGCTATTCGAACCAGTAACTGATATAGTAAATCAACTACCATTAATTGAACAGGCGAGGGTTGCTGGTGGACGTGTATTTGAATTACTTGATCAGGATGGGGAGGATGTAGATAATCGGTCAATTGAAAGGTATCGAGGGAAAATTGAGTTTGACCATGTCACTTTTTCGTATGATGGAAAAGAAGATGTTTTACATGATTTAATTTTTACAGTAAAAGCAGGGACGACAGCTGCTTTTGTCGGTCACACTGGTTCAGGAAAAAGTTCGATTATGAATCTGCTCTTCCGTTTTTATGATCCGCAAAAAGGGAAGATAACGATTGATGGATGTACCACACAGGAATGGTCGCGGCAGCAGGTAAGGAGCCATATGGGAATCGTATTACAGGATCCGTTTTTATTTACTGGTACCATCCTTACAAATATTACAATGAACGATCCTGAAATAACGGAAGAAATGGCGATACATGCGTTAAAAGCTGTAGGTGCTGATCGATTTATTGAAAAACTGCCTAATAAATATCATGAAAAAGTAACAGAAGGTGGCAGTACATTCTCCTTAGGTGAAAGACAATTGCTATCTTTTGCAAGAGCACTTGCATTTGATCCGGCAATTTTAATTCTTGATGAAGCTACTGCTAATATTGATACCGAAACAGAAGCAATTATTCAGCAAGCATTGGAGGTTCTAAAGAAAAATAGAACTACACTGGTAATCGCACATCGTCTATCTACGATTCAGCAAGCTGATACAATTTTTGTGCTTGATCGTGGTATAATAGCAGAACAAGGAAATCATCAAAAATTAATTAATGAAAAAGGTATTTATTATCAAATGTATCAAATGCAACAAGGCAGTATGAAACAGAAGGCAATCTAAGGTGAGGTGGCCGATGGATTACAAAGAACAAAAGCAACAACGTGATGTTATAGATGAAGATCTATATGAAGAAATAGATGACGAAGA contains the following coding sequences:
- a CDS encoding carbonic anhydrase — encoded protein: MHLEEMLEYNKHFVEGKSYEPYKTDSIPNKRMVVFTCMESRLVELLPRALNIQNGDVKMLKNAGAIIRKPFDSIMKSILVAVYQLQAEEVTVIGHHDCGMSHVDTKALAEKMEARGVDKNTLETITHSGINLDEEFHGFDTVEESVMQSVSIIRNHPLLPKEVKVHGLVIDPHTGKVDVVSKED
- a CDS encoding ABC transporter ATP-binding protein, producing MFAVFKKLDWFFKHYWKRYLFAIIALIIASAIGLIPPKLAGYTIDHIQFDTLTSKLLIALILGYLILIVVHYAISFLWDYTLFGGAVILERWTRSKLMSHFLAMTPTFFGKYRTGDLMARSTNDLKAISLTAGFGVLTLVDSSIFMLMIIAMMGFTISWKLTLAALIPLPVMAIVMNKYGAAIHSRFTKAQEAFGEMNNDVLESIRGVRVIRAFVQEKQDAKRFEKMTNDVYEKNIEVAKIDALFEPTMKILVGLSYTIGLGYGAMLVFENQMTLGDLVTFNVYLGMLIWPMFAVGELINILQRGNASLDRVNETLDYKADVREAKNPLYVNQVDTIEFKDVSFAYPSTSSDQLSHISLHVKQGQTIGVVGKTGAGKTTLFKLLLRQYPGVKGKIKISGVDLHHLSLDQIRSWIGYVPQDQIMFSKSIRENIQFGKGDATDQEIFRVMELAHFLNDMKQLPNGLDTQVGESGVTLSGGQKQRVALARAFIKNPEILILDDSLSAVDGKTESKIIDHLRQERKSKTTFIAAHRLSAVTHADHIIVLEDGKIAEEGTHEQLLNNNGWYKEQYIQQQLEDGEVE
- a CDS encoding ABC transporter ATP-binding protein, giving the protein MRKPSTERRLFDYALQYKKQIFIGLACLIVAVALELAGPLIAKKVIDEHIVGVEGTWQEVTHKDENSIAFEGDYYKREDRVQAQDKTVGSPVSLLQIGTSYYFVDAEVPAKGKRTVENGTIKITEGEKVTEFNGEKLTFSEVYPFFAPEKKPIIFLLSLYIILLLIAGFFQFFKTYLLQKSSNQIVKKMRNDLFTQTQRIPVTYFVDQPAGKIVARITNDTEAIRDLYERVLSIVVTSIIYMAGIFVALFILDVKLAIMCLLIIPLIIGWMKVYKHYGSKYNKVIRSTISEINANINEAIQGMPIIQAFRKEKKTKEDFEVLNERHFIYQRKLVKLSALTSYNLVTVFRNLTFVGFIWYFGSMSLDPGSLISIGMLYAIVDYLTRLFEPVTDIVNQLPLIEQARVAGGRVFELLDQDGEDVDNRSIERYRGKIEFDHVTFSYDGKEDVLHDLIFTVKAGTTAAFVGHTGSGKSSIMNLLFRFYDPQKGKITIDGCTTQEWSRQQVRSHMGIVLQDPFLFTGTILTNITMNDPEITEEMAIHALKAVGADRFIEKLPNKYHEKVTEGGSTFSLGERQLLSFARALAFDPAILILDEATANIDTETEAIIQQALEVLKKNRTTLVIAHRLSTIQQADTIFVLDRGIIAEQGNHQKLINEKGIYYQMYQMQQGSMKQKAI